CTTTGATCAATTGGTGGAAAAAATCCTTGAAAGCGCGTTCTAGGAAAAAGCGGTCCCGTTTTCGGGCGATCGCCGCCCTGTTTTTCCTGCTCGCCCTGACCGGTATTGGCTACTATGGCTTCTCTCTTTCCATTTGGAATATCCAGGAAATCGCGGTCGAAGGGACCAGCATGATCAGTCCGCAGGAACTGCGCGAACTAAGCGGCCTGCCGATCGGCCAAAACCTTTTCTTTGCCAATTTTCGCCCCGCCAGAGACCGGCTCAACCAGGTTGGCGCCCTAAAACAATCCCGGATCAGCCGACGCCCTCCGGCCACCGTCTTGATCTCCGTGGAAGAGCGCCAGCCGGTCGCGATCCTGGTAATTGACGGGCGATTCACGATCGTCGACCGGGAAGGGATCATCCTGAACAATGAACCCGACCTGAACCTTCATCTGGCAAATAGCGTCGAACTTCCGGTCATTTCCGGATTGGGGACCATTGAGATCTCCTGGAACCGGCGGATCACGCCAAAACTTGCCTACTTAATAAACGATACGGTCGTTGAGCTCGCCCATCTTCTCGGCTCCAGGCGGATCAACCTGGAGGTCGGCAGTTATCGCCGGATCAGCATCCTGCTCGACGACGTCCTCCGGATAAACCTTGGCCAGGACACGCTGATCAAGACCAAGATCGCCGTCGTCAAACGACTTCTCCCGCTGATCGGCGGGCGCTGGAACGAAGTTGAATATATTGACGTCCGTTTCCCGGAAACACCGGTCATTAAATATAAAAAATAATTCATTTCCCCCGGCCCCGGGGAGGATTGCTTTTCCGACAACGTATGCTAAAATTGCAGAAAATTCCCTGACAAGGAGAAGAACAAATGGGCGGTCAAGGCTTCGCGACGATCAAGGTTTTTGGGGTTGGCGGCGGCGGAACTAATGCTGTCAACCGGATGATCAGCAGCGGCGTAGTTGGCGTCGAATTTTGGGCAGCCAACACCGACCTGCAAGCCTTGAGCGTTTCTCTGGCCGATCACAAACTTCAACTGGGAGCCAAATTAACCAGGGGTCTTGGGGCCGGCGCCAACCCTGAAGTCGGCCAGAAGGCGGCGGAAGAAAGCCGCGACGACGTCAAGCTCGCCCTGCAGGGGGCCGACATGGTCTTCTTGACCGCCGGAATGGGGGGCGGGACCGGAACCGGCGCCTCGCCGATCATTGCTGAAGTCGCCAAAGAACTGGGCTGCTTGACCATTGGAGTCGTGACCAGGCCGTTCCGCTTCGAGGGTCCGGTCCGTAATTCCCAGGCCGAATCAGGGATCGCCCTCCTCAAGGAAAAAGTTGACGCCCTGATCGTCATTCCCAACGACAAACTCCTTCAGGTGGTCGAGAGAAAAACATCGATCATCGAAGCGTTCAAGATCGCCGACGACGTTCTCCGCCAGGGGGTAAAAGGGATCTCCGACCTGATCACTGTTCCCGGGCTGATCAACCTTGATTTCGCTGACGTTCGGACCATTATGTTCGAAGCCGGTTCCGCCATGATGGGGATCGGCAGCGGCAGCGGCGAGAACCGGGCGGTTGAAGCGGCCGAAAAAGCGATCGCCTCTCCTCTGCTTGAAGAAACGATCACCGGAGCTAAAGGGATCATCTTTAACGTTACCGGCGGCTCTGACCTGACTCTATATGAGGTCAACGAAGCGGCCGAGGTTATCTACAATGCCGGCGACCCCGACGCCAATATTATCTTTGGCGCGACTATCGACGAGAAGCTCCAGGGGGAAGTATTAGTTACGGTCATAGCTACCGGTTTCAAGTCGGTCCAAAACCGGGAAAAAGAGAGCGTCTCGTTCATCCGGCCGAGGCAGAACCAGGCGATCCAGCCAAAACCAACCGCAGACAGCCACAAAGACGACATTGAGCTCCCGCCCTTTATGCGCTAGATCATGGAGCTTTTCTTTTTTCCTTTTTTAAAATCATTAATCGCGCTTTTTATTATCACCGACTCCCCGGGCAATCTCCCCTTTTTTATGGGACTTACGGAAGGGTTGAGCGTCAAAGAAAAACGGTCAGTTTTTGCCTCTTCTATCCTGACCGGTTTTATTATTTTGATACTTTTTCTCCTGGCCGGGACCGCGGTCTTTGAGCTTTTTGGTATTACGCTCGACGACTTCCGGATCGCCGGCGGCATTCTTCTTTTCTGGATCGCAATTGAAATAATGCTGCGCGGGCGGATCAACTTCGAACACAAAGAAGACGTCGGGATCGTTCCGCTCGGCTGCCCGCTGCTGGTGGGCCCAGGCGCGATCACCGCTTCTCTGGTCATGTTCAAAACATACGGCTATCTGGTCGCTTTCAGCGCGATCTCCGCTTGTTTTGTCCTGATCTGGATCGTGCTTCATTACGCCGACGAGATCTATGGTTTTCTGGGGAAGAACGGGTCATTGATCCTGACCAAAATTTCCGCTATCCTGATCGCCGCCATCGCGATCCAGTTCGTTCGCGAAGGGATCTTTGGGATCTTCAAGCTCTTTTAAAAATATTCCTTAAATACTTTGTTGCCAGCCGCTTGAGGTGAAATAAATAAAATTAAATTGCGGTATTCCGGGCTTCTTTTCAACCCTCCAAGCGCTCCAGCATGGCTGCCTCCGCTAATTACCGCCCGCCAGGCCTCTACGGTCGAATAACCGCAGTCTTCGATCAAGTAGCGGGCGACGACCGCGCCGGTCCGGTCGGCCCCCCAGCGGCAATGGAGATAAACCGGTCCTTTCATTTTTTCCTTAATCTTCGACCATTCGTCTTTGGTCGGGACCTTGGAGGAGCTCATCGGAATATGTAAGCGGTTCAATCCAGCTTTTGCCAGAAGTTTCCCGTATCTTTTTTGGGCGGCTGAGGAGTTTTCCAGATCAACAACGTCCTTAACCCCCATCTCTTTTAGAAACTTCATGATCGATAAAACCTGACCATCGCTATTGTCGAACTTTTTGGGGCTCAAAGGGTGTCCGCCAGCCCAGATATGCCCATCGATCAAGCGGCAGTTATAAGGGAAAGGCCCCCGACCGGAAACTTTACCGCCAGGGAATTTCTGACAGATTGATGGATCGGCAAAAGCTAAAAAAGCGGACAAGAAAATTAATGCGGCTATTAAAACAACTCGTTTAATAATTAAAATCACCCATCCGCCTTTGGCGGACGACCTTCCCGATCCGATCGGGACGCTCTACCATGTAAACATATCGGGGCGAGAGGATTTGAACCTCCGACCTCACGGTCCCGAACCGTGCGCTCTACCAAGCTAAGCTACGCCCCGCTGTCTGGCTTATTCTATCACTTTTTCGGAATTATGTTCAAGAATCGCGTTAGTTGTCTGACTTTTAATATAAACCGTGCTCATTGAAGCATCGCGTATATTTTTTATCTTCAATGATCAGATGATCGACCAGCCAAGCCTCTAAAAACTCAACCATCTCACCAATAATGTTAGTTTCTCCTCTTTCGTACCTTGCTACAAATCCCGCGACCTTGCCCAGCAAATCCCGATGGATCCGCTTGTGCTCTTCGGCCCCATCATAATGAAACTGGTCAAAATACTTTTCTTCGGTACTAAAATGGAGCTTCGCGTAAGCGGCCAATTTATTTACTGCATCACCAAGCACCAGTTCTTT
The nucleotide sequence above comes from Candidatus Margulisiibacteriota bacterium. Encoded proteins:
- the ftsZ gene encoding cell division protein FtsZ, yielding MGGQGFATIKVFGVGGGGTNAVNRMISSGVVGVEFWAANTDLQALSVSLADHKLQLGAKLTRGLGAGANPEVGQKAAEESRDDVKLALQGADMVFLTAGMGGGTGTGASPIIAEVAKELGCLTIGVVTRPFRFEGPVRNSQAESGIALLKEKVDALIVIPNDKLLQVVERKTSIIEAFKIADDVLRQGVKGISDLITVPGLINLDFADVRTIMFEAGSAMMGIGSGSGENRAVEAAEKAIASPLLEETITGAKGIIFNVTGGSDLTLYEVNEAAEVIYNAGDPDANIIFGATIDEKLQGEVLVTVIATGFKSVQNREKESVSFIRPRQNQAIQPKPTADSHKDDIELPPFMR
- a CDS encoding MarC family protein, giving the protein MELFFFPFLKSLIALFIITDSPGNLPFFMGLTEGLSVKEKRSVFASSILTGFIILILFLLAGTAVFELFGITLDDFRIAGGILLFWIAIEIMLRGRINFEHKEDVGIVPLGCPLLVGPGAITASLVMFKTYGYLVAFSAISACFVLIWIVLHYADEIYGFLGKNGSLILTKISAILIAAIAIQFVREGIFGIFKLF
- a CDS encoding bacteriohemerythrin; its protein translation is MPINWTDGMSVNVKEIDDQHQYFLNMLNDLYQAHYFRKELVLGDAVNKLAAYAKLHFSTEEKYFDQFHYDGAEEHKRIHRDLLGKVAGFVARYERGETNIIGEMVEFLEAWLVDHLIIEDKKYTRCFNEHGLY
- a CDS encoding FtsQ-type POTRA domain-containing protein, which codes for MKARSRKKRSRFRAIAALFFLLALTGIGYYGFSLSIWNIQEIAVEGTSMISPQELRELSGLPIGQNLFFANFRPARDRLNQVGALKQSRISRRPPATVLISVEERQPVAILVIDGRFTIVDREGIILNNEPDLNLHLANSVELPVISGLGTIEISWNRRITPKLAYLINDTVVELAHLLGSRRINLEVGSYRRISILLDDVLRINLGQDTLIKTKIAVVKRLLPLIGGRWNEVEYIDVRFPETPVIKYKK
- a CDS encoding dual specificity protein phosphatase family protein; the encoded protein is MILIIKRVVLIAALIFLSAFLAFADPSICQKFPGGKVSGRGPFPYNCRLIDGHIWAGGHPLSPKKFDNSDGQVLSIMKFLKEMGVKDVVDLENSSAAQKRYGKLLAKAGLNRLHIPMSSSKVPTKDEWSKIKEKMKGPVYLHCRWGADRTGAVVARYLIEDCGYSTVEAWRAVISGGSHAGALGGLKRSPEYRNLILFISPQAAGNKVFKEYF